A window from Desulfofalx alkaliphila DSM 12257 encodes these proteins:
- the mcrC gene encoding 5-methylcytosine-specific restriction endonuclease system specificity protein McrC has product MLAYAFHVLNEEGYKQVATEDFEYTSDLFAAILSKGIASQIKRGLSREYISKTKAVISPAGKINVSASIVQNSMLKKKLVCDYDEFTENSYLNKILKTTAMLLIRCPEVSTQHKKALRKTMLYFSNVDEINPRRIQWSSIRYHRNNATYKMLLNICYLVIEGMLMTEQDGSRKLARYVDDQRMHRLYEKFVLEYYRRHYPQFNASSTIIDWDVDGGEIEYLPTMKSDITLRYRGKTLIIDTKYYEKTMQINSLFNSQTIHSHNLYQIFTYVKNMDLARSGNISGLLLYAKTDEDIVPDNDYIIGGNRISVKTLDLNTDFSNISKQLNAIVEKMLL; this is encoded by the coding sequence ATGCTTGCTTATGCTTTTCATGTCTTAAATGAAGAAGGCTATAAACAAGTAGCAACTGAAGATTTCGAATATACTTCTGATTTATTTGCAGCAATTCTTTCCAAAGGTATCGCCAGCCAAATCAAAAGGGGATTAAGTAGGGAGTATATCAGCAAAACAAAAGCCGTTATTTCACCTGCAGGTAAAATCAATGTCTCAGCCTCCATTGTACAGAATTCCATGCTTAAAAAGAAACTGGTCTGTGATTATGATGAGTTTACAGAAAACAGTTACTTGAATAAAATTCTCAAAACCACTGCAATGCTTTTGATACGCTGTCCGGAAGTATCAACGCAGCATAAAAAAGCCTTAAGGAAAACAATGCTTTATTTCAGTAATGTTGATGAAATAAATCCGCGCAGAATTCAATGGTCGAGTATCAGATACCATAGGAATAATGCCACCTATAAAATGCTGCTGAATATCTGCTATCTAGTTATCGAAGGTATGCTAATGACCGAGCAGGACGGTTCCCGAAAGTTGGCCCGCTATGTAGACGACCAGCGTATGCACAGGCTTTATGAAAAATTTGTGTTGGAATATTATCGTAGGCATTATCCCCAGTTTAATGCTTCATCCACCATTATTGACTGGGATGTCGACGGTGGAGAAATAGAATATTTACCTACTATGAAATCAGATATAACTCTTCGATATCGGGGCAAAACACTCATTATAGACACAAAATACTATGAGAAGACCATGCAGATAAACAGCTTGTTCAACAGCCAAACAATCCATTCTCACAATTTGTATCAGATATTTACTTATGTAAAAAACATGGATTTAGCTCGTTCGGGAAATATAAGCGGCCTTTTGCTTTATGCCAAAACTGATGAAGATATTGTACCGGACAACGATTATATTATCGGCGGTAATCGTATTAGCGTTAAAACTTTGGACTTGAATACTGACTTTTCCAACATATCAAAACAGTTGAACGCAATAGTAGAAAAGATGTTATTATAA